In the Chlorobium limicola DSM 245 genome, one interval contains:
- a CDS encoding DUF2075 domain-containing protein has translation MKRSWYSASFEEFQYTPDHQIIGKLAMNSTFADLPTQKIAWRKEIGILRESLQNINGYLHLEFDIPRMGRRIDAVLLINGIVITIEFKIDASQYLMADIDQAYDYAIDLKYFHEASHNLTVIPLLVTTNAPTRAIELQQHPRIHDLYNPVCTNQNDLAVALHQIVRSFPAKPLNPKIWETSPYRPTPTIIEAARALYAGHGVGDISRNDAGAINLAQTSEQLFRIIDQARDRKEKAICFVTGVPGAGKTLVGLNIATRYSDKESELYSVFLSGNKPLVDILREALARDTILREKLQHGKKLKKGEALARVKAFIQNVHHFRDDCLKNDDQPPVEHIALFDEAQRAWNREQTALFMRMKKGVDNFSASEPEYLISCMDRRKDWAVIVCLVGGGQEINTGEAGISAWIEAISNSYPDWHIYISPALTESEYEAGEKIQSIKSRTNVHYSEDLHLAVSMRSFRADTVSRFVKTILDCEVAEAKELYRQLQERYPIVLTRNLYHAKAWLKEHASGSERYGMIVSSQAERLKPLAIDVRCPINHVKWFLDGKDDVRSSYYLEEVATEFHVQGLELDWACVSWDGDFRLGDHGWEHYSFRGNKWQRIKSLSRKQYQKNAYRVLLTRARQGMVIFVPEGNRDDPTRNPAYYDTTFDYLKSLGIRELA, from the coding sequence ATGAAACGCTCTTGGTACAGTGCTAGCTTCGAGGAGTTCCAATACACTCCCGATCATCAGATTATCGGCAAGTTAGCCATGAACAGTACATTTGCTGATCTTCCGACCCAAAAGATCGCGTGGCGAAAGGAGATCGGGATTCTCCGCGAATCCCTACAAAACATCAACGGCTATCTACACCTCGAATTCGACATCCCTCGTATGGGTAGGCGGATCGATGCTGTACTGCTCATTAACGGCATCGTCATTACAATAGAATTCAAGATCGATGCCAGTCAATACCTCATGGCAGACATCGACCAAGCATATGACTACGCCATCGACCTGAAATATTTTCACGAGGCCAGCCACAATCTTACGGTTATTCCTTTGTTGGTTACTACCAATGCACCAACAAGAGCAATCGAACTGCAGCAGCATCCAAGGATTCACGACCTCTACAACCCAGTCTGTACCAATCAAAATGACCTTGCAGTCGCACTGCATCAAATAGTCCGCTCATTTCCGGCAAAGCCGCTTAACCCTAAAATCTGGGAAACCTCACCGTACCGTCCAACCCCAACAATCATCGAAGCTGCTCGAGCGCTTTATGCTGGACATGGTGTTGGAGATATCTCCCGAAATGATGCTGGAGCCATCAACCTCGCCCAAACATCAGAGCAGCTATTCCGTATCATTGACCAAGCAAGGGATCGCAAGGAAAAGGCCATCTGCTTCGTTACTGGCGTACCCGGAGCAGGAAAAACGCTCGTTGGACTTAACATCGCCACCAGATATAGCGACAAGGAAAGCGAACTTTACAGTGTTTTTCTTTCTGGCAATAAACCTCTGGTAGACATCCTTCGGGAAGCACTGGCACGAGACACCATTCTGCGAGAAAAATTGCAGCACGGGAAAAAGCTCAAGAAAGGCGAAGCACTGGCACGGGTCAAAGCTTTCATTCAGAATGTACATCACTTCCGAGATGACTGTCTGAAAAACGACGATCAACCACCGGTTGAACACATTGCTCTGTTTGACGAAGCTCAACGCGCATGGAACCGAGAACAGACCGCTCTCTTTATGAGGATGAAAAAAGGAGTTGATAATTTTTCCGCATCAGAACCAGAATACCTGATCTCCTGCATGGACAGAAGAAAGGACTGGGCTGTCATCGTTTGTCTCGTAGGTGGTGGTCAGGAAATAAATACAGGAGAAGCTGGCATTAGCGCATGGATAGAAGCAATCAGTAATAGTTATCCCGACTGGCACATTTATATCTCCCCAGCACTGACTGAAAGCGAATACGAAGCTGGCGAGAAAATACAATCCATCAAAAGCAGAACCAACGTCCATTACAGTGAAGACCTGCATCTTGCCGTCTCAATGCGGTCATTCCGTGCTGATACCGTATCACGGTTCGTCAAAACAATACTCGATTGCGAAGTAGCTGAAGCAAAAGAACTCTACCGGCAACTTCAAGAGCGGTATCCAATCGTGCTCACCAGAAATCTATACCATGCAAAAGCATGGCTAAAAGAGCACGCAAGCGGTTCAGAGCGTTACGGTATGATCGTCTCGTCCCAAGCTGAACGACTTAAGCCTTTGGCAATCGATGTTAGATGCCCCATTAACCATGTAAAATGGTTTCTTGACGGTAAAGACGATGTCCGTTCATCATACTACCTCGAAGAAGTGGCAACCGAATTCCATGTGCAGGGCCTTGAACTTGACTGGGCTTGCGTATCATGGGATGGGGATTTCCGCCTCGGAGACCATGGCTGGGAACATTATTCTTTCAGGGGCAACAAATGGCAAAGAATTAAAAGCTTGTCAAGAAAACAGTATCAGAAAAACGCCTACCGAGTTCTACTCACCCGTGCACGACAAGGCATGGTTATTTTCGTTCCAGAAGGTAATCGCGATGACCCAACAAGAAACCCTGCATATTACGATACAACTTTCGACTATCTGAAATCACTGGGCATTCGGGAACTCGCATGA
- a CDS encoding MFS transporter, with protein MNKADESINGNDNSPADQSPTTFKEKVLSAFPAFRSRNFRLYFIGQIVSMIGTWLQMVAQGWLVLEMTGSAFWVGVTAAASSLPTLFLSLIGGVIVDRYNRKTILLWTQSASMALALVLGIVTLTGTVTLAVILVLAFLLGCVAAVATPAIQAFLSEMVERAELHSAVALNAAIFNASRVIGPAIAGLMIAWIGTGGAFIANGLSYLAVIAALLAITIETPRTKPASHQPPLQSIRDGIVYTWEHPVIRTIVLFVSVVSIFGWSFMSMLPVVAKQTFGLGSDGMGYLFSAFGLGSLSGTVLVSMSSGKIRSSSMVIGGIFTFSLALGAFTFASDERIAMAFLFIAGIGMLSAFATMTATVQRLVDDSYRGRVMSIYLMVLMGFMPLGNLQVGFLSEQFGTAIAIRIGSIVVFLATLLLFSYRKEIQAAWREYREDKEEGT; from the coding sequence ATGAACAAAGCTGACGAATCGATAAACGGAAACGACAATTCTCCTGCAGACCAGAGCCCGACAACCTTTAAAGAGAAGGTTCTGTCGGCTTTTCCCGCATTTCGGAGCCGGAATTTCAGGCTCTATTTCATCGGTCAGATCGTTTCCATGATCGGCACCTGGCTGCAGATGGTGGCGCAGGGGTGGCTGGTGCTTGAAATGACCGGTTCCGCTTTCTGGGTGGGCGTGACAGCCGCGGCATCCTCGCTGCCGACCCTGTTTCTCTCGCTTATCGGTGGCGTTATCGTCGATCGGTATAACCGAAAAACCATTCTGCTCTGGACTCAGTCGGCTTCGATGGCCCTGGCGCTCGTGCTTGGCATCGTCACCCTTACCGGTACGGTGACGCTTGCCGTTATTCTGGTGCTTGCATTTCTGCTCGGCTGCGTCGCTGCGGTGGCCACTCCGGCGATACAGGCGTTCCTGAGCGAAATGGTTGAGCGCGCAGAGCTGCATTCGGCCGTAGCGCTCAATGCGGCTATTTTCAATGCGTCGAGGGTTATTGGCCCGGCCATTGCAGGGCTCATGATCGCCTGGATCGGTACGGGCGGCGCGTTCATAGCAAACGGGCTGAGTTATCTTGCCGTGATTGCCGCGCTGCTTGCCATAACAATAGAAACTCCCCGCACGAAACCGGCGTCGCACCAGCCGCCCCTGCAGTCTATCAGGGACGGCATTGTCTATACGTGGGAGCATCCGGTCATCAGAACCATCGTGCTGTTCGTTTCGGTGGTTTCGATATTCGGCTGGTCGTTCATGTCGATGTTGCCGGTGGTGGCCAAGCAGACTTTCGGTCTGGGTTCCGACGGCATGGGATACCTTTTTTCAGCATTCGGACTCGGCTCGCTTTCGGGCACCGTGCTGGTTTCCATGTCGTCGGGAAAGATCCGGAGCTCTTCGATGGTGATCGGCGGCATTTTCACCTTTTCCCTTGCGCTCGGGGCGTTCACTTTTGCCTCTGACGAACGCATTGCGATGGCGTTTCTCTTTATCGCCGGCATCGGTATGCTTTCGGCGTTCGCAACCATGACCGCCACGGTACAGCGACTCGTTGACGACAGTTACCGGGGTCGGGTGATGAGCATCTACCTGATGGTGCTGATGGGGTTCATGCCGCTGGGCAACCTGCAGGTGGGGTTTCTCTCGGAACAGTTCGGTACGGCGATAGCCATTCGCATCGGCAGCATAGTCGTGTTTCTTGCGACGCTCCTGCTTTTCAGTTAT
- a CDS encoding DeoR family transcriptional regulator, which produces MAHQPAASGTPERTAREAILAEINTSGSISTKICVQRLGIPSATTKRQIAELVTAGLLEKEGAGRSTIYRFVSPDAN; this is translated from the coding sequence ATGGCTCACCAACCGGCTGCATCGGGGACTCCGGAGCGAACCGCAAGGGAGGCGATTCTTGCCGAAATCAATACATCAGGATCGATATCGACAAAAATCTGCGTTCAGAGACTCGGAATCCCAAGCGCAACGACAAAACGACAAATTGCTGAACTTGTCACTGCAGGCCTCCTGGAAAAGGAAGGCGCCGGACGCTCAACCATTTATCGCTTTGTCAGCCCTGACGCGAACTGA
- a CDS encoding 4'-phosphopantetheinyl transferase family protein encodes MIIAKETVTLIHTDTIIHGLPETELYESLSEDEKTRAGSFPAASERQNFIVRRGILRALLGTTFGIEPSRLRFAATPVGKPFVAFPGDSGIFFNLSHSGNDIVYAFSGHPETGIDIERIRTVEDIDELARNHFSAEEYAVLMNQPGWKKNSAFIRIWSLKEALIKASGWPLEQGLAAFDVAAYCQMNRFELPFGDIHTFTCIAPVFDYICGFATALAIRLDRNEPLNIKRYSLQGGQFIEL; translated from the coding sequence ATGATCATTGCAAAAGAGACCGTTACCCTCATCCATACCGATACGATAATCCATGGACTGCCCGAAACGGAACTGTACGAATCCCTTTCGGAAGATGAAAAAACAAGAGCAGGAAGCTTCCCGGCAGCCAGCGAACGACAGAATTTCATTGTCCGCAGAGGCATTCTCAGAGCCCTTCTGGGAACGACCTTCGGTATCGAGCCCTCCAGACTACGATTCGCCGCCACCCCGGTGGGAAAACCGTTCGTCGCATTCCCCGGGGACAGCGGCATCTTTTTCAATCTCTCCCATTCCGGCAACGATATTGTCTATGCTTTTTCAGGGCACCCCGAAACCGGCATCGACATCGAACGGATACGTACAGTAGAGGATATCGACGAACTGGCCAGAAACCACTTCTCGGCAGAGGAATACGCCGTACTCATGAACCAGCCCGGCTGGAAAAAAAACAGTGCCTTCATCCGGATATGGAGCCTCAAGGAAGCGCTCATCAAAGCCAGCGGCTGGCCTCTCGAACAGGGTCTCGCCGCTTTTGATGTGGCCGCATACTGCCAGATGAACCGTTTCGAGTTGCCATTCGGAGACATCCATACCTTCACCTGCATCGCCCCGGTTTTCGACTACATCTGCGGTTTCGCAACCGCTCTGGCGATCCGGCTCGACCGGAACGAACCCCTGAACATCAAACGCTACTCTCTGCAGGGCGGGCAGTTTATCGAACTCTGA
- a CDS encoding MjaI family restriction endonuclease → MAKEWILNSAMNRFQLNFKRNVGPTSESIRKCAPKTLDEWREYYFLHVKPEEQLVELGRKLYVKITEVIQAEVADVTEEDCINYMKQLVIDRTFDGYMTEIQTVYGQLEHILGVKIEPAPDEWDRLFNVDFFIKVGEKFIGLQIKPITFGGGSVQLPEIFKEKSLQEETHRKFTKKFGGKVFYIYSYKSGEKKEIYNTEVIEEIRQEISQSI, encoded by the coding sequence ATGGCTAAAGAATGGATACTGAACAGCGCGATGAACCGCTTTCAGTTGAATTTTAAAAGGAATGTTGGCCCTACCTCTGAATCCATCAGGAAATGCGCCCCAAAAACGCTCGATGAGTGGCGTGAGTACTATTTTTTGCATGTCAAGCCGGAAGAGCAGCTCGTGGAATTGGGCAGGAAGCTCTATGTGAAAATAACGGAGGTTATCCAGGCGGAAGTTGCTGATGTGACGGAAGAGGACTGCATAAACTATATGAAGCAGCTTGTGATCGACCGCACGTTTGACGGTTACATGACGGAAATCCAGACCGTGTATGGGCAGCTTGAGCATATTCTTGGGGTGAAAATCGAACCGGCTCCTGATGAATGGGACCGCTTGTTCAATGTCGATTTTTTCATCAAGGTCGGAGAGAAGTTCATTGGCCTTCAGATCAAGCCGATCACGTTCGGAGGAGGATCCGTTCAGCTTCCGGAGATTTTCAAGGAAAAATCTTTGCAGGAAGAGACGCACAGGAAGTTTACCAAGAAATTCGGCGGGAAGGTATTTTACATCTACTCCTATAAAAGCGGAGAGAAGAAAGAGATTTACAATACGGAAGTTATCGAAGAGATCAGACAGGAGATAAGTCAGTCTATTTAG
- a CDS encoding DNA methyltransferase — protein MNLLPDSSVHLVITSPPYWQLKDYGTENQIGFHDSYESYINNLNLVWSECERVLHPGCRLCINIGDQFARSVYYGRYKVIPIRTEIIRFCETIGFDYMGAVIWQKVTTTNTTGGASIMGSFPYPRNGILKLDYEFILLFKKPGDAPKPAKEQKERSAMSTEEWNTCFSGHWNFAGAKQDGHIAVFPEELPHRLIRMFAFSGETVLDPFMGSGTTSLAAKNLDRNSVGYEINPEFIGIAKEKLRANQTDFAGTEYIFQHDVLKGDISEMIERLPYRFQDPHKLDKKIDPRKLTFGSRVEKGSGAKQEETFIVREILSPEMVRLSNGLTVRLIGVKEEPFTREKAVGYLVDKIKGKRIFMKYDSMKYDGGDNLLCYLYLENKTFVNAHLIKSGLVGIDGSYDYKYRSKFQTFSEQVNG, from the coding sequence ATGAATCTGCTGCCTGACAGTTCGGTTCACCTTGTCATTACCTCTCCTCCCTACTGGCAGCTCAAGGACTACGGGACGGAGAACCAGATCGGATTTCACGACAGCTATGAGAGCTACATCAACAATCTGAATCTTGTCTGGAGCGAGTGCGAACGGGTGCTGCATCCCGGCTGCAGGCTCTGCATCAACATCGGCGACCAGTTCGCCCGTTCGGTGTATTACGGCCGGTACAAGGTTATCCCGATCCGGACGGAGATCATCAGGTTCTGCGAGACTATCGGTTTCGACTACATGGGCGCGGTGATCTGGCAGAAGGTGACCACAACCAACACCACTGGCGGGGCATCCATTATGGGAAGCTTCCCGTATCCGCGCAACGGCATTCTCAAGCTCGATTATGAGTTCATTCTCCTGTTCAAAAAGCCGGGAGATGCGCCCAAGCCGGCAAAAGAGCAGAAAGAGCGCTCCGCCATGAGCACCGAAGAGTGGAACACCTGTTTCTCCGGACACTGGAACTTTGCCGGAGCAAAGCAGGATGGCCACATCGCCGTGTTTCCGGAAGAGCTTCCGCATCGCCTGATCAGGATGTTCGCATTCAGCGGAGAAACGGTGCTCGATCCGTTCATGGGCAGCGGGACTACCAGTCTTGCGGCAAAAAACCTCGACAGGAACTCGGTCGGCTACGAAATCAATCCCGAGTTTATCGGAATAGCAAAAGAGAAACTCCGTGCCAACCAGACGGACTTTGCCGGAACGGAGTATATTTTTCAGCACGATGTCCTGAAGGGGGATATTTCCGAAATGATCGAGCGTCTTCCTTATCGTTTTCAAGACCCCCACAAACTCGACAAGAAAATCGACCCACGAAAGCTGACGTTCGGATCAAGAGTAGAAAAGGGTAGCGGGGCAAAACAGGAAGAGACGTTTATCGTCAGGGAGATTCTAAGCCCCGAGATGGTCAGATTGTCCAACGGCCTGACGGTGAGGCTGATCGGAGTGAAGGAAGAACCTTTTACGCGGGAAAAAGCTGTCGGGTATCTCGTTGACAAGATCAAGGGAAAACGGATTTTCATGAAGTACGACAGCATGAAATACGATGGGGGGGACAATTTGCTCTGTTACCTCTATCTGGAAAACAAGACGTTTGTCAACGCGCATCTGATCAAGAGCGGTTTAGTCGGGATTGACGGCAGCTACGATTATAAATACCGGAGCAAATTTCAAACTTTTTCCGAACAGGTCAATGGCTAA